A stretch of DNA from Spiroplasma endosymbiont of Nebria brevicollis:
CCTATAATTTATAAAGGAAAAGAAACAACAGTTTTAAAAAAAGAAATAGATGAATTAACAAGTTTGAAATTTGAGTTTTTAGATGAATCAAATAATAAGTATGATTTAATAAATTTATTTAATTCAGGTGGTTATCATAATGGCATAATATATGTAGAACCTAATACAAATATCTTTAAAAAACATTGTATTGATTTAAAAAGAGATTACATAAATATTTTTTTACCTTATACAAAAGAAGTTACTAGTAAATACTCATTGCGCTTATATGAGTATTTACGTAGTTATTTGTATATGAATGCTAAAACCAAAGGAACACCAACTTATCAACATATTTGGGATTTTCAACAACTTGCTAAAATTTTAAATTTAAGTTTGAATAGTAGTTATTTTAAATATATTTCGAAACTTCAAAAAAATATTTTAGAAGCAGTGAAAAAAGATTTATTAAAAACTGACATTATTTTTACTTATGATTTTATAAAAGTTGGTAGAAAATATAACAAAATCATTTTAAATACACATTTAGATTTAGAAAAATTTAATGCGCAAAATCCTGAACTAGAGAAAGCACCAACTAAAAAAGAATATGTAAAGAAAGAAAAATCTTTGCCACTTTTTACTAATAAAATTGAAAAACCTAAAATAATTGAAAAATCAATTTTAACTGATGAAGAATTAAAAAAGATTATGCAAGATTTTGATAATCATTAAAACACTATAAATTGAGTTCTAATATTTTTTAATTTTTTATAGACACTTAAACAATTTTTATAAATACAAATTGTGATATTTATGTTATAAATATTATAAGGAGTTGATATAGTGCCACAAATAAAAAAATAAGAAATTCAGTTTTAGAAAATGATATTTCAAGTAAAGATATTTTAAAAACTATTGAAAATGTATCAAGTTATAATAAAAGTAAGAAATTTAGCAATATTGATTATCAAGATATTACGCCACCAATGAAATCCAAAAAATTCAAAACTATTAAAGAATTTAAAAAAATAGGAAATCAAAATTTAAACTAAGGAGTTGAAATTTATGAATAAAAAAGAACTAGTAAAAGCAATTAGTAGCGAAATTAATCTAAATCAAAAAGATGTAGAAAAATATAAAAATTTAATAACGCTTAAATAGATATTAAAACGCGAAATAACAACAAGTTATAAAATGTTTGTTATTTTTTTATATCGGAACTTTTTTTATTCAAAGCACTATCCAATTGTTTTTTTTGCTTGTAACTTGTTGATAGGATTTAAATTAACACAAACATTTACATTACCTAAACTAAATAATTTATTTAATCAAAAATAATTGATTTGCTTGGGTAAATCATTGATTGTTCATATAAAACCATTTATATTTTCTGCAATAAATTCTGTTGAATAAGTTTCAACAGTTTCTTGCTTAAAAGTAAATTGCTTTCAAAGATTTAAAAGATTTGCTTGTGATAAACTTTGTACATTTAAACTACTAAATGAAGTATTACTAATTACTGATTGTAATTGTGATGTAACTGCTTCTTTACTTTTACCACTTCATATTACATAAACACTTGGTGTTGTTAAACATGTTGTGTTTTCAATTGCCTGCAATTATGCAATTTGTAAATCAATTAAATATTTTTTGCTTTGGTTTTTCTCAAACTTGCTTTGTGATTTTAAATTTGCCATTTGTAAATTAAAATCATAATTTTCATTAGTTTTAATGATTTTACAAGGAATAGTAATTGTTCTTAACAAATCAGCAAAATCAGCAATTATGATTGTTTGTTATTGGTCATTTAATAACCGCAAGTTTGTTGATTGAATTTTAATGCCACCCATAAAAAGATTTTCGTTTGCATATTCAAACTCAATAAGATTTTGATTGGTAGTTAATTCAAAATCAGGCCTTAATGCAACTTATGCACTTTTACCCTTAATTGAGATTGACATAATAGCACGAAAAACAATTTCATAAGCTCTTGTTTCATTTTTTAACTTTTGAATAGCAGTAAAACCAAGAACAAGTATTATTAAACTCACTGCAAATTTAAAATAAATATTTGCAGGTACTAAATATCTGCTAAGGTTCGTCCATCTAAAAATTTAGGCATGATAATATAAATTATGGAAATGACTGTAAAATTAATGACCCAAAAAATAAGGGAATTAATACCATCAGTAAAACCACCATAATTATGCGATTGGCAATGCCAGAAATTGCACTACCAATGTTTTGATTCACCATAGCACGCAAAATAACACCCCCTGCAAACAAAACTACCAACATAATAGCAATTGATAAAAAAATAAAAAATTGTGGCGGCATATTTAAAAAATGACCATTGCTACCAAAAATTAAATCAACTATTTTTTGACCAGATAAGTAAGTGATAGCATCACCAAGTCCATGCACAATGTATAAAGGTCCTTTTAAAAAGATGTTATATAGTAAGTCTCAAATCGCTTCACCAATGCCAAAAGTATCTAAAAACATAAATTTCATGATTATAAGAGACCAAGCATTCGTGCGAAAATAATGTGAGCAATGGCTGATGACATTAAAAGTAAACCACAACCTAAAACACTTCAAAACCATATGGCGAATATATTCACCTTTGTTTTCAGGGTCACTGTGAATTTTTAAAGCATACTTAGCAGTAGCAAATACCAAACCACATCCTCCAAGAGAATATAAAATCGGTAATAACACTTCCATTAAATTGTTCAATAATTGTTGAGTTTGCGGGTCAACACTTGATAATAAATTAAATACAGATAAAAACATATCTATCATTCCTTTCTTGTTTCTTTATAATTTGTGATACTATACAATTGATAAGGTATGTATGTAATATATAACCCCCTTTAGTGTAATGATTTAAAAATAAAAATAAAACAGGGCTTATGGTTATTGCATTTCTATACAAACTTAATTTCAATTTCATACAATAACAATTTTATTAACATTTTTAAATAACTCCTTTACCTGATATAGAAGTATTTACATAAAGTACTCACCATTTGACTTCTACGACAGTTTATTTAATTCTTAACAAAAAAAGAACGATAGTTATATCGTTCTTTTTAGTTTATTAATCTATACATTAAAGTTATGCGTCCACTATTCATTTTTTTCATTATTTGATAAATTC
This window harbors:
- a CDS encoding replication initiation protein encodes the protein MANSFVNKKDNKFIKKSNIIVRTVTNQSAGIMTQRLFNFLIKTVQEQNSDDIKGNKNKIHFFAVDFCKYFAINQNALYNPIIYKGKETTVLKKEIDELTSLKFEFLDESNNKYDLINLFNSGGYHNGIIYVEPNTNIFKKHCIDLKRDYINIFLPYTKEVTSKYSLRLYEYLRSYLYMNAKTKGTPTYQHIWDFQQLAKILNLSLNSSYFKYISKLQKNILEAVKKDLLKTDIIFTYDFIKVGRKYNKIILNTHLDLEKFNAQNPELEKAPTKKEYVKKEKSLPLFTNKIEKPKIIEKSILTDEELKKIMQDFDNH